The sequence cggtaaatacgattgaatggatattgTCGGAttgggccctcccaagcgctcggtccggtgctctgcacacagtaagcgctcggtaaatacgattgaatggatattgTCGGAttgggccctcccaagcgctcggtccggtgctctgcacacagtaagcgctcggtaaatacgactgaatggatattGTTGGAttgggccctcccaagcgctcggtccggtgctctgcacgcagtaagcgctcagtaaatatgattgaatggatattgTTGGATtgggccctcccaagcactcggtccagtgctctgcacacagtaagcgctcggtaaatacgattgaatggatattgTCAGAttgggccctcccaagcgctcagtccggtgctctgcacacagtaagcgctcggtaaatacgattgaatggatattgTTGGAttgggccctcccaagcgctcggtccggtgctctgcacacagtaagcgctcggtaaatacgattgaatggatattgTTGGAttgggccctcccaagcgctcagtctggtgctctgcacacagtaagcgctcggtaaatacgattgaatggatattgTTGGAttgggccctcccaagcgctcggtccagtgctctgcacacagtaagcgctcaataaatacgacaatgaatattgTCAGAttgggccctcccaagcgctcggtccagtgctctgcacacagtaagcgctcagtaaatacgattgaatggatatcgTTGGAttgggccctcccaagcgctcaataaagtgcttctgcacacagtaagcgctcaataaatacgactgaatgaaggaatctcacagtcttttagactgtgaacccaccgttgggtagggattgtctctatatgttgccaccttgtacttcccaagcgcttagtacagtgctctgcacacagtaagcgctcaatgaatacgattgattgattgaatattcattCCATCGCTGATGGCGGGGGGGCAGATGGGCAGCCTGGGGGTGtcctggaggctgggggctgaTGGGAGGGCCCGGCTGGCCTCTGACCTGAGCGGGGCGTTCTCCGTGACCACGGGATCTGGGGTGTCCTGGGTCTCGGGGGTCGTGGCCAGGCTGGGGGAGTCTCCGGCTTCAATGGGGAATCGACGACCTTGAGGGGGCTCCTGGGCGCTCATGACCGGACCCCGGGCAGCTCtggggggaaaggggcagaggggcagggaatCAGACCATGGGGACGCCTCCTGGGGCTCCCGGTCCATCAGATCCCTCCCGGTcggcctgccccctgccccctgacccttgaccccgaaGGCCCGGGCGCCCACCTGCTGGAGGTCCACGCTGGTTCCAGGCGGGAGCAAGCAACTGGCCGAGCGTCGGCTTGGGGGGTGactggggggcggcggcgggggcactGTGAGCCGGCGTTCCGCCGCGATGACCTCACAGAGGCCTCGGGACCCCCCAGCCTCCATTCTTTCCCACGGGAAGACCCCcgagccctctccccaccccctgaagcatcctcctttctcacctccgaACCTCCTGCCTCTACCCACTGGAGTCCGTAGTTCCCTCCGCTGCCCGGGTTACCTTggtacagaaaggctctgggcatgtcactcaggccctgctgagagctcacctcctccaggaggccttcccagactgagccccttccttcctctccccctcgtccccctctccatccccccatcttacctccttcccttccccacagcacctgtatatatgtatatatggttgtacatatttttttactctatttatttatttattgttttaatttatttgtacatatctattctatttattttatttggttagtatgtttggttttgttctctgtctcccccttttagactgtgagcccactgttgggtagggattgtctctatatgttgccaatttgtacttcccaagcgcttagtacagtgctctgcacatagtaagcgctcaataaatatgattgatgatgatgatgatgacacaggtcATCAAACAAAACCCCCTCGCTTGGGTTGGCTTCCAAGCAGTgcgtcaccttgcctcctcccacctcagcgcccttctctccttctccatcccaggcggcacactcggctcctctggtgccgctaacctgctcactgggcctccgcctcgcctgtcccgccgcccacctcgcctgtcccgccggccgtcctgccctgccccacaatgccgtccctcctcaaatctgccaaacaaccacacttcccccccttcaaagcccttctgaaggctcacctcctccgagaggccttcccagattgagcccccttttcctcagcttcccccttctgccgcatcaccttgactcactcccttggctccttccccatctccccacctcaagcactcatacatacatacatacacacacatacatatgcatatacatacatacgtatgtattcatatataaatacatacatatatatgaatatatataaatacatacatatatatgcatatataaacacatacacgtatatatgcatatatataaatacatacacacatttatatgcatatataaaaacacacacatatatgcatatacatataaatacatacatacacatacacacacataaatacacacacatatatgcatatatgtaaatacatgcatgcacacatatgcatgtaacatacatacacatatatgcgtATACATGCATAAATATGCATGTATGtaaatacatatatgtgcatatataaatacatatatatgcatgtgtataaatgcatatatatgcacatataaatGCGTAcgtgcatatatatgcacatatacatacatatatatgcatatataaatacatgcatatatatgcagaTATAAATGCATGCAtacatgtatgtgcatatatataagtgctcacagtcacatgtatgtgtgtatatatatatacattttattttgttaatatgttttgttttgttgtctgccccccctccttctagactgtgagcccgctgttgaatagggaccgtctctagatgttgccaacttgtacttcccaagcgcttagtccagtgctctgcacacagtaagcgttcagtaaatacgactgaaggaaggaaggaatgaatatatatgtgttatatattatactatattatatatactatattatatattatagaattatatataaaattctatttatttatattgctgtctgtttacttgttttgctgtctgtctctccccttctcgactgtgggcagggattgtccctattgctgaattgtactttccaagcgcttagtccagtgctctgcacacagtaagcgctcaataaatatgattgaaagaatgaatgaacccggcaTTTGggttccctcccccgccccggggcCAAGCTTCAAAGCCctgtgaaggctcacctcctccaagaggccttcccagattaatcccccttttcctccgctccccttcccttccacatcccccgactcactccctttgctttcttcccctctctcaccgccccacagcccttatgtatatattcattcactcaatcgtatttattgagcgcttactgtgtgcagagcactggactaagcgcttgggaagtacacgctggcaacatatagagacggtccctacccatgtacagttctatttatttagaacagtgctttgcacatagtaagcgcttaacaaatgctattattattattattatttttattattattattattattattatatagagcagCGTAGCTCGGTCCCTACCCATGTATAGTtctatgtatatttatatttattattatataacaatattaattatattaattaatttataatataatatataatcatatataatacattatataatatataattatgatatatttaatttaatataatattattattttgtatttaatattataatatgattataatatataatttattctattgatgatattaatatatttatatttattattattatatagagcagcgtggctcagtggaaagagcccgggctttggagtcagaggtcatgggttcaaatccctgctccgccacttgtcagctgtgtgactttgggcaagtcacttcaatcaatcaatcaatcaatcaatcaatcgtatttattgagcgcttactgtgtgcagagcactgtactaagagcttgggaagtacaaattggcaacatatagggacttctctgggcctcagtgacctcatctggaaaatggggatgaagactgtgagccccacgtgagacaacctgatcaccttgtattctccccagcgcttagaacagtgctttgcacatagtaagtgcttaataaatgccattattattattactattattatgggttcaaatcccggctctgccaattgtcagctgtgtgactttgggcaagtcacttcacttctctgggcctcaatgacctcatctggaaaatggggatgaagactgtgagccccatgtgggacaaactgatcaccttgtatcctccccagcactttgaacagtgctttgcacatagtaagcgcttaacacataccaaaattattattattattattattattatattgagcagcatgccctaatggcaagaacttgggcttgggagtcagaggatatgggttctaatcccgcctccgccccttgtctgacgtgtgaccttgggcaagtcacttcacttctctgggcctcagttacctcatccgtcaaatggggactgagactctgagcctcccgtgggccaacctgatcaccttgtatctaccccagcgcttagaacagtgcttggcacataataagcgcttaacaaatactatagttataattatttttatgcctgtttacttgtattgatgtctctcctcccgctctagactgtgagcccgttgtgggcggggattgtctctctttattgctgtattgtactttttcaagcgcttagtacagtgctctgcacacagtaaacacgatggaatgaatgcatgaatgaataataatgatggaatttcttaagcgcttattatgtgctttgcacatagtaagcgcttaacaaatgccattattattattgttattattattattattattattattattacgtgccatgAATGAACGCCGCACCCCGGCCCTCCCCGACGACCCCTGGGGTAGGGGGCAGCATGGCCagctcaatcatttattcagttgtatttattgagcgcttactgtgtgcagagcactgtactaaacgcttggaaatacaattcggcaacatatggagacggtccctgcccaacaaccggcttcacagtctagaagaagatggtaatgggggggcagggaagaggggccTGCTGGCTACTGTTCAGACGCTCCAAATCCATGCCAGAGCTAACTAGATAGACATCCAATTCTGCCCCtgggactttaagctcgttgtgggcagggaggggggataataatgataataataatggtatttgtgaagcgcttcctttgtgccaggaactgtactgggcgctggaacgtgtctattgttgtattgtcctcccccaagtgcttaggccagtcCTTTgtgcccagtaagtgttcaataaataccattcattcattcagtcgtatttattgggcgcttactgtgtgcagagcactggactaagcgcttggaaagtacattcagcaataccattcattcattcattcagtcgtatttattgggctcttactgggtgcagagcactggactaagcgcttggaaagtacaattcagcaacaccattcattcaataatatttattgagcgcttactgggtgcagagcactagactaagcgcttggaaagtacaattcagcaataccatcaattcaattgtatttattgggtgcttatccattcagtcagtcatacaggggaagcagcgtggctcagttgaaagagcccgggctttggagtcagaggtcacgggttcaaatcccggctccaccacttgtcagctgggtgactttgggcaagtcacttcacttccctgggcctcagttccctcgtccgtaaaacggggataaagactgtgagccgcacgtgggacaacccgatcaccttgtaaatgcccccagcgcttagaacagtgctttgcacatagtaagcgcttaacaaatgccctcgttactatgattattattattattgagcgcttatggtgtgcagagcactgcactaagcgcttgggaagtccaagttggcaacatagagggacggtccctacccaataatgggctcacagcgtgcagagcactggactaagcgcttgggaaggacaattcggcaacagaggggGACGGtggctacccaacaatgggctcacagcgtgcagagcactggactaagcgcttgggaaggacaattcggcaacagagagggacggtccctacccaacaatggggaacCATTGACCAACTGAGGCCGGCTaacggggggagggggatggccaGTGTTGGGGGGcagctccccccacacccccagttGCATCACAATCGGAGCGCCGGGTTAAAAATCCTCCCTGGGGGCTCCGGGCCACACCGGGGGTCGGGTGGAGGCAGAGCCTGGTCTGAGTTCGAGGGGCTGCTGCCGATGAAGGCCTCCCCGGGGCAGGTGCCAACGCGGGCCTAGGGCGGCCGGGCGCCTGGCGCGGGCAAGATGAGCTGAGGCGCGGAGTGGACAAGGCCGAGCCAGGGACGGCGGGAAGGAAACGAGGCGGGCGGCATGGAGGAGTTTCTCCTCTCCAACGGCTATCTCTTGGGTTCCACGCTGGGGGAAGGAACCTACTCCAAAGTCAAAGAGGCGTTCTCCAAGAAACACCAACGAAAAGTGGCGGTCAAAATTATAGACAAGCTGGCGGGACCAGAAGGTGAGATCCCCAACCGCTCGCTggtggctggaggggagggggggggaagccGCTGTgtttatcatcaatcgtcatccatcatcaatcgtatttatactgtgtgcagagcaccgtactaagcgcttgggaagcccaagttggcaacatctagagacggtccctacccaacagcgggctcacagtctaaaagggggagacagagaacaaaaccaaacatactaacaaaataaaataaagagaatagataggtacaagtaaaataaataaatcatcatcatcaatcatatttattgagcgcttactgtgtgcagagcactgtactaagcgcttggggagtccaagttggcaacatctagagacggtccctacccaacagtgggctcacagtctaaaagggggagacagagaacaaaaccaaacatactaacaaaataaaataaagagaatagatatgtacaagtaaaataaataaataaatcatcatcatcaatcgtatttattgagagcttactgtgtgcagagcactgtactaagcgcttgggaagtccaagttggcaacatctagagacagtccctacccaacagcgggctcacagtctaggagggggagacagacaacaaaaccaaacatactaacaaaataaaataaagagaatagataggtacaagtaaaataaataaataaatcatcatcatcaatcgtatttattgagcgcttactgtgtgcagagcaccgtactaagcgcttgggaagtccaagttggcaacatctagagacggtccctacccaacagcgggctcacagtctaaaagggggagacagagaacaaaaccaaacatacaaaataaaataaatagaatagatatgtacaagtaaaataaataaataaatcatcatcaatcgtatttattgagcgcttactgtgtgcagagcaccgtactaagcgcttgggaagtccaagttggcaacagatagagacagtccctacccaaaagtgggctcacagtctaaaagggggagacagagaacaaaaccaaacatactaacaaaaaataaatagaatagatatgtacaaaagaaataaataaatagagtaacaaatatgtacaaacatccagCGCTGACTACGTGTGGAGCactgctggaagcagcgtggctcagtggaaagagcccgggcttgggagtcagaggtcatgagttcaaatcccggctcctccacttgtcagctgtgtgactttggaatttctctgagcctcagttccctcatctgtaaaatggggattaaggctgtgagccccccgtgggacaacctgatcatcttggatcctccccagcgcttagaacagggctttgcacatagtaagcgcttaatcaatcaatcaatcaatcgtatttattgagcgcttactgtgtgcggagcactgtactaagtgcttggggagtccaagttggcaacatatagagacggtccctacccaacagtgggctcacagtctaaaagggggagacagagaacaaaaccaaacataccaacaaaataaaataaagagaatagataggtacaagtaaaataaataaataaatcatcatcatcaatcgtatttattgagcgcttattgtgtgcagagcactgtactaagcgcttgggaagtccaagttggcaacatatagagacagtcccgacccaacagtgggctcacggtctaaaagggggagacagagaacaaaaccaaacatactaacaaaacaaaataaatagaatagatatgtacaagtaaaataaatagagtaataaatatgtacaaacatatatacaggtgctgtggggaagggaaggaggtaagatgggggggagaggaaggaaggggctcagcctgggaaggcctcctggaggaggtgagctctcagtagggcctgctccctgtgggcaggtaacggctcttccaattctattatatcgttctgcacactgtaagcactcaatatacacgactgattgattgattgattgattgattgatacaagctcTGGTCTCTCCACTATTGCCTCCTGGCTGATCCTCctagcctccagcctcttcctcccttcagttgAGATTCCGCGGTACGGCTCCGATCTTCCCGGAGCACCGCTcggttcctttctcccctctcctccgaaCCCTCCCTCGGCTCCCTGTGTCTCTTCACATTAAACCAAAGCTCCTCATAATCAGCTTTGAGGCTGTCCACCATTTGGGCCCAGCTGATCTACCTGTTCTTCCCCTATTAACATCCCCCCTCATTCCAAGCCAACCCTCTAACGGCACTTCATTCTCCAActccccagcctccctctcctTGCTCACACTGTCCCCCCATCttagaactcccttcctccccccagctcttcccacatTCCAATCCCTCCTCAAACAAGCTTTCCCAATTAATATCTCAGCCCCCTTAATCACCTATTTACCCCCTGGTCAGCGCTGGTGATCTACATCTGCTTTATTTTTGACTTCTctaagttgtaaatatttttgtctccccccttagtGTAtaaacttcattcaatcgtatttattgagcgcttactgtgtgcaaagcactgtactaagcgcttgggagagttccatataacaacagatacattgctttgcacatagtaagcgcttaacaaataccgtcattattattgcctgcccccaacgagttccgtgtgggtgggaaacgtgtcactttgttattctctaCTTTCATGTgtgcagcacagtactaagcgcttgggagagttccgcgtaacaatagacacattgctttgcacatagtaagcgcttaataccatcattattattgcctgcccccaacgagttccatgtgggtaggaaacgtgtcacTTTGTTCTTCTCTACTTTCATGTGTGTAGCACAGTGCACTAcaccaagtggatgctcagtaaatgctactactatttctGCTGCTACCcttattaggtaataataatactactaataatggtatttgttaagcgcttaaagggccaagcactgttctaagcactgggatacatacaaggtaatctacttctgctgctactcttattaggtaataataatactactaataatggtatttgttaagcgcttaaagggccaagcactgttctaagcgctgggatagatacaaggtaatctacttctgctgctactcttattaggtaataataatactactaataatggtatttgttaagtgcttaaagggccaagcactgttctaagcactgggatagatacaaggtaatctacttctgctgctactcttattaggtaataataatactactaataatggtatttgttaagcgcttaaagggccaagcactgttctaagcgctgggatagatacaaggtaatctacttctgctgctactcttattagggaataataatactactaataacggtatttgttaagcgcttaaagggccaagcactgttctagcgctggggatagatacaaggtaatctacttctgctgctactcttattaggtaataataatactactaataatggtatttgttaagcgcttaaagggccaagcactgttctaagcgctgggatagatacaaggtaatctacttctgctgctactcttattagggaataataatactactaataatggtatttgttaagcgcttaaagggccaagcactgttctaagcgctgggatagatccaaggtaatcaggttgtcccacgcggggctcacagtcttcatccccattttccagatgaggcccagaggagttaagtggcttacccaaggtcacacagcagacgagtgacagtcgggattagaacccacgtcctctgcctcgtgagcccgtgctctttccactgagccaccctgcttgtgGAAAGGGAGTCAGTAGACCGAAGTTcacatttcagctctgccacttaaccgctaagtgactttaggaaagtcacttctctgggcttcagtttcttcatctgcaaagtgggaataaaatacctgttctccctcttacttaaaccgagagccccacgtaggacagggaccgtgtccaacctgattatcttgcatctacccaaatgcttagcaccgtgctcagCTCGgagtaaatcatcaatcgtatttattgagcacttactgtgtgcagagcactgtactaagcgcttgggaagtacaagttggcaacatatagaggcagtccctacccaacagtgggctcacagtctaaaaggcttaacAATAATACAATTACTACAACTATCACCaccggagaggagggaaaggcagcaggagcgcttagtccagtgctctacacacagtgagtactcagtaaatacgactgattagaaGGGAGAGAGTAAAGCCTGGTTTCTCGGTGAACGAATGAGTTCCCCTCAGCACAAATGGGTGCTATCTAGCATTGGCTCTGTTCTTGATTTTATTTTAgggtatttaaacacttagtatgtgccaagcactcttctacattcatgcattcaataataatgatggtatttattaagcgcttactatgtgcaaagcactgttctaagcgctggggatgttacaaggtgatcaggttgtcccacggggggctcacagtcttaatcccacagatgagggaactgaggcacagggaagtgaagtgccttgcccaaagtcacacggccgacaactggcggagctgggaatttgaacccacgacctctgacctctctccactgagccaggctgcttctccttgatcGATTGCTTGAATTAATCGCTTGCaaagtggtccctgtcccacaccgggctcccaggctaggtaggaaggagtaggaccgaatccccacttaacagatgaagaaacgaagGCGCCGGGGAAGTGAAGGCGGCTGGCC comes from Tachyglossus aculeatus isolate mTacAcu1 chromosome 16, mTacAcu1.pri, whole genome shotgun sequence and encodes:
- the FAM229A gene encoding protein FAM229A → MSAQEPPQGRRFPIEAGDSPSLATTPETQDTPDPVVTENAPLRPLRRCPGCHCLTLLHVPIDVYLAMGGSPRARAT